In Aspergillus flavus chromosome 3, complete sequence, one genomic interval encodes:
- a CDS encoding uncharacterized protein (domain of unknown function-domain containing protein), with amino-acid sequence MADIPTSTVQITTLPTKSVTITPQRATIVREIHTSIQTGQHELIITGLDPRVDTDSILLEGTGTATITDIQTSIVPRQEKFEDIYPAESDSDDSPEPDSDSDLDHDDPELQAISASIAEVEARLARAENEQTMAVSIREFLDGYAKKMDPEHVDAEMLDGFLGLYTRQRVEGFQRHHQAGVEYGKGERELARLVKRKGKIEGRLKRAREVVKKKERREREKRATERARKTEQRKMKREERLKFWTTRVGQVVVHLDSQAGTSRRSSIVERVERLSVGEISSEPVDVTLRLSYVVPGVSWSSRYELRINTPSSSARMAYRAEFRNSSSETWTDARVTLSTSQASFSGLEKRIPSLHPWHIKLLDAIRENQEHPSWEKILRGGYANRPAVQTSSLFSGRPSGSCLFGKPAVQPQQSPGFGGFGLPNKPASSGGLFGSAPAQNQNPSGSAFGGAQPSTSAFGSASNQNQPSSSGLFGGMARTPVAATQASNTGEAPGQAQQASSGGLFRSGVSLFGKASAQPAQNPPSQEPSPSDYPHDDEDEQDSEDEHDNDIDTIASASLEHQESVKQDYGLTTTYDLPGQRTLIPSSNNRRHVLADLDLKSVTLSHIIVPKHSAEAFYRARVKNTSSLRITRGKVGLTVDGTFLGTATIPNCAPGDFFHVSLGVDPSILVTYGKPTVRRLNTGFFTGHVGAVFRRTCWIKNTKGVAVDITVLDQVPVSEDKELQVEILEPKGLREKGNEVKLDMETSHGSGKAIMEKKGEIKWVIHLEPGKDVRVVLEYGTKAPRGSEVDTA; translated from the exons ATGGCCGACATCCCCACCTCAACAGTCCAAATCACAACCCTCCCCACCAAATCCGTAACAATCACCCCGCAACGAGCGACCATCGTTCGCGAGATACACACCTCCATCCAG acagGCCAACACGAACTAATAATCACCGGCCTCGACCCAAGAGTAGACACCGACTCCATTTTACTCGAAGGAACAGGAACGGCCACAATAACCGATATCCAAACCTCGATAGTCCCCCGACAGGAAAAATTCGAGGATATCTATCCCGCCGAATCAGACTCCGACGACTCCCCAGAGCCCGATTCCGACTCCGACCTTGACCATGATGACCCCGAGTTACAAGCTATCTCCGCATCCATAGCCGAAGTCGAAGCGCGACTTGCGCGAGCGGAAAATGAACAGACGATGGCGGTTTCCATCCGGGAGTTTCTGGATGGGTATGCCAAGAAGATGGATCCGGAGCATGTGGACGCGGAGATGCTAGATGGGTTCTTGGGGCTTTATACCCGGCAGCGGGTGGAGGGGTTTCAGCGGCATCATCAGGCTGGGGTGGAGTATGGGAAGGGGGAGAGGGAGCTTGCGCGgttggtgaagaggaaggggaagattGAGGGTCGGTTGAAGAGGGCTAGGGAggtggtgaagaagaaggagcggagggagagggagaagagagccaCCGAGCGTGCGAGGAAGACTGAACagcggaagatgaagagggaggagagacTCAAGTTCTGGACGACGCGGGTTGGGCAGGTGGTTGTGCATCTGGATAGTCAGGCCGGGACTAGCCGGCGCAGTTCCATCGTTGAACGGGTTGAACGGTTGTCGGTTGGTGAGATTTCATCGGAGCCGGTGGATGTCACGTTGCGTCTGAGCTATGTTGTGCCCGGGGTGAGCTGGAGTTCGCGGTATGAGCTGCGGATTAACACGCCTTCGTCGTCGGCGAGGATGGCTTATCGGGCTGAGTTTCGGAACTCCAGCTCGGAGACGTGGACGGATGCGCGCGTGACGCTGTCGACGTCGCAGGCTTCGTTTTCCGGGCTGGAGAAGCGCATTCCCTCGTTGCATCCTTGGCATATTAAGTTGTTGGATGCGATTCGGGAGAATCAGGAGCATCCTTCTTGGGAGAAGATTCTGAGGGGTGGGTATGCCAATCGGCCG GCTGTGCAAACGAGTAGTCTATTTTCAGGTCGTCCGTCTGGGTCCTGTCTCTTTGGAAAGCCTGCGGTGCAACCTCAGCAGAGTCCTGGATTTGGTGGATTCGGGCTACCGAACAAACCAGCATCTTCAGGGGGTCTTTTCGGATCTGCGCCGGCCCAGAATCAGAACCCGTCTGGGTCTGCCTTTGGTGGAGCGCAACCATCTACGAGTGCTTTTGGGTCAGCGTCAAATCAGAACCAACCTAGCTCGTCCGGCCTTTTCGGGGGAATGGCTCGAACTCCAGTTGCAGCAACTCAAGCGAGCAATACAGGGGAAGCACCAGGCCAGGCCCAACAGGCGTCGTCTGGAGGACTCTTCAGATCTGGGGTATCCTTATTTGGAAAAGCTTCAGCACAGCCAGCTCAGAACCCTCCCTCCCAGGAGCCAAGTCCCTCTGACTACCCAcacgatgacgaggacgagcAAGATAGTGAAGACGAGCACGACAACGACATCGACACCATAGCCTCAGCATCACTCGAACACCAAGAGTCAGTCAAGCAAGACTACGGCCTCACAACGACCTACGATCTCCCCGGCCAACGGACACTCATCCCCTCAAGCAACAACAGACGCCATGTCCTAGCCGATCTGGACCTCAAGTCAGTCACACTATCCCACATCATTGTCCCGAAACACAGCGCAGAAGCATTTTACCGCGCACGAGTCAAGAACACCTCATCTTTGAGGATTACGCGCGGCAAAGTGGGCTTAACGGTTGATGGAACGTTCCTGGGCACTGCCACGATCCCTAACTGTGCGCCGGGCGATTTCTTCCACGTCTCTTTGGGCGTTGATCCCTCGATCCTGGTCACCTATGGTAAGCCAACCGTGCGACGGTTGAATACAGGGTTCTTCACCGGACATGTTGGGGCTGTGTTCCGGCGCACGTGTTGGATCAAGAATACCAAGGGCGTGGCTGTGGATATTACTGTATTGGATCAGGTGCCGGTGAGCGAGGATAAGGAGCTGCAGGTAGAGATCCTGGAGCCGAAGGGGTTGCGTGAGAAGGGTAATGAAGTGAAGCTGGACATGGAAACAAGCCATGGAAGCGGAAAGGCCAttatggagaagaagggagagatCAAATGGGTGATACACTTGGAGCCGGGGAAGGATGTGCGGGTGGTATTGGAGTATGGGACAAAGGCGCCGAGAGGGAGCGAGGTGGACACTGCATGA
- a CDS encoding putative dipeptidyl peptidase 4 (extracellular dipeptidyl-peptidase Dpp4), translating into MKYSKLLLLLVSVVQALDVPRKPHAPTGEGSKRLTFNETVVKQAITPTSRSVQWLSGAEDGSYVYAAEDGSLTIENIVTNESRTLIPADKIPTGKEAFNYWIHPDLSSVLWASNHTKQYRHSFFADYYVQDVESLKSVPLMPDQEGDIQYAQWSPVGNTIAFVRENDLYVWDNGTVTRITDDGGPDMFHGVPDWIYEEEILGDRYALWFSPDGEYLAYLSFNETGVPTYTVQYYMDNQEIAPAYPWELKIRYPKVSQTNPTVTLSLLNIASKEVKQAPIDAFESTDLIIGEVAWLTDTHTTVAAKAFNRVQDQQKVVAVDTASNKATVISDRDGTDGWLDNLLSMKYIGPIKPSDKDAYYIDISDHSGWAHLYLFPVSGGEPIPLTKGDWEVTSILSIDQERQLVYYLSTQHHSTERHLYSVSYSTFAVTPLVDDTVAAYWSASFSANSGYYILTYGGPDVPYQELYTTNSTKPLRTITDNAKVLEQIKDYALPNITYFELPLPSGETLNVMQRLPPGFSPDKKYPILFTPYGGPGAQEVTKRWQALNFKAYVASDSELEYVTWTVDNRGTGFKGRKFRSAVTRQLGLLEAEDQIYAAQQAANIPWIDADHIGIWGWSFGGYLTSKVLEKDSGAFTLGVITAPVSDWRFYDSMYTERYMKTLSTNEEGYETSAVRKTDGFKNVEGGFLIQHGTGDDNVHFQNSAALVDLLMGDGVSPEKLHSQWFTDSDHGISYHGGGVFLYKQLARKLYQEKNRQTQVLMHQWTKKDLEE; encoded by the exons ATGAAG TACTCCAAgcttctgctgctcctgGTCAGTGTGGTCCAGGCCCTGGATGTGCCTCGGAAACCACACGCGCCCACCGGAGAAGGCAGTAAGCGTCTCACCTTCAATGAGACCGTAGTCAAGCAAGCAATTACGCCGACCTCTCGCTCGGTGCAATGGCTCTCGGGCGCAGAGGATGGATCCTACGTGTACGCGGCGGAAGACGGCAGTCTCACCATCGAGAACATCGTCACCAACGAGTCACGCACGCTCATCCCTGCGGACAAGATTCCGACAGGGAAGGAAGCGTTCAATTACTGGATCCATCCCGACTTGTCGTCGGTGCTGTGGGCGTCCAACCACACCAAGCAGTATCGGCATTCGTTCTTTGCCGATTATTACGTCCAGGATGTGGAGTCACTCAAGTCCGTGCCCCTGATGCCCGATCAGGAAGGTGATATTCAATATGCCCAATGGAGCCCCGTGGGCAATACCATCGCTTTTGTTCGCGAGAATGACCTTTATGTCTGGGATAATGGTACCGTTACTCGCATTACTGATGATGGTGGCCCCGACATGTTCCACGGCGTGCCGGACTGGATCTATGAAGAGGAGATCCTCGGCGATCGCTACGCGTTGTGGTTCTCGCCAGATGGTGAATATCTGGCTTACTTGAGCTTCAATGAGACTGGGGTTCCGACCTACACCGTTCAGTATTATATGGATAACCAAGAGATCGCTCCGGCGTATCCATGGGAGCTGAAGATAAGGTATCCCAAGGTGTCGCAGACGAATCCGACCGTGACGTTGAGTCTGCTTAACATCGCTAGCAAGGAGGTGAAGCAGGCGCCGATCGACGCGTTCGAGTCAACTGACTTGATCATTGGCGAGGTTGCTTGGCTCACTGATACTCACACCACCGTTGCTGCTAAGGCGTTCAACCGTGTCCAGGACCAGCAAAAGGTCGTCGCGGTCGATACTGCCTCGAACAAGGCTACTGTCATCAGCGACCGAGATGGGACCGATGGATGGCTCGATAACCTTCTTTCAATGAAGTATATTGGCCCTATCAAGCCGTCCGACAAGGATGCCTACTACATCGACATCTCTGACCATTCGGGATGGGCGCATCTGTATCTCTTCCCCGTTTCGGGCGGCGAACCTATCCCACTAACCAAAGGCGACTGGGAGGTCACGTCTATTCTGAGTATTGATCAGGAACGCCAGTTGGTGTACTACCTGTCGACTCAACACCACAGCACCGAGCGCCATCTCTACTCCGTCTCCTATTCCACGTTTGCGGTCACCCCGCTCGTCGACGACACCGTTGCCGCGTACTGGTCTGCTTCCTTCTCCGCGAACTCGGGCTACTACATCCTCACATACGGAGGCCCAGACGTACCCTACCAGGAACTCTACACGACCAACAGTACCAAACCACTCCGCACAATCACCGACAACGCCAAAGTACTCGAGCAAATCAAGGACTATGCATTGCCCAACATCACCTACTTCGAgcttcccctcccctccgGAGAAACCCTCAATGTGATGCAGCGCTTACCCCCCGGGTTCTCCCCGGATAAGAAGTACCCCATACTTTTCACCCCATACGGCGGCCCAGGCGCCCAAGAAGTGACCAAGAGATGGCAAGCCCTGAATTTCAAGGCCTATGTCGCCTCCGACAGCGAACTCGAGTACGTAACCTGGACTGTCGACAACCGCGGCACAGGTTTCAAAGGACGCAAGTTCCGCTCCGCCGTCACGCGCCAACTCGGCCTCCTCGAAGCAGAAGACCAGATCTACGCCGCGCAACAGGCGGCCAACATCCCCTGGATCGATGCAGACCACATCGGCATCTGGGGCTGGAGTTTCGGAGGCTACTTGACCAGCAAGGTCCTGGAGAAGGACAGCGGTGCTTTCACATTAGGAGTCATCACCGCCCCTGTTTCTGACTGGCGTTTCTACGACTCAATGTACACGGAGCGCTACATGAAGACCCTCTCGACCAATGAGGAGGGCTACGAGACCAGCGCCGTCCGCAAGACTGACGGGTTCAAGAACGTCGAGGGCGGATTCTTGATCCAGCACGGAACGGGCGACGATAACGTCCATTTCCAGAACTCGGCTGCGCTGGTGGATCTCCTGATGGGCGATGGCGTCTCTCCTGAGAAGCTCCATTCGCAATGGTTCACAGACTCAGACCACGGAATCAGCTACCATGGTGGCGGCGTGTTCCTGTACAAGCAACTGGCCCGGAAGCTCTACCAGGAGAAGAACCGACAGACGCAGGTGCTGATGCACCAGTGGACTAAGAAGGACTTGGAGGAGTAG
- a CDS encoding putative ATP synthase subunit ATP9, with product MASSRVFASRLASQMAATTKVARPAARFAAPKRTFTTQRKTAIPMTPFQTVKRQQPSMIQANARQVFANVQARRQYSSEIADAMVQVSQNMGMGSAAIGLGGAGIGIGLVFGALLLGVSRNPALRGQLFSYAILGFAFVEAIGLFDLMVAMMCKYV from the coding sequence ATGGCCTCCTCTCGTGTCTTTGCCTCTCGCCTGGCCTCCCAGATGGCCGCAACCACCAAGGTTGCCCGCCCGGCCGCTCGCTTCGCTGCCCCCAAGCGTACCTTCACCACCCAGCGCAAGACCGCTATCCCCATGACCCCCTTCCAGACCGTCAAGCGCCAGCAGCCTTCCATGATCCAGGCCAACGCTCGCCAGGTCTTCGCCAACGTCCAGGCCCGCCGCCAGTACTCCTCTGAGATCGCCGACGCCATGGTCCAGGTCTCCCAGAACATGGGTATGGGTTCCGCCGCCATtggtctcggtggtgccGGTATCGGTATCGGTCTCGTCTTCGGTgccctcctcctcggtgtCTCCCGCAACCCTGCCCTCCGTGGCCAGCTCTTCTCCTACGCCATTCTGGGTTTCGCCTTCGTCGAGGCCATTGGTCTGTTCGACCTGATGGTTGCTATGATGTGCAAGTACGTTTAA
- a CDS encoding putative alcohol dehydrogenase (protein TOXD), with protein sequence MSQKAVVYTAPKQVSLVSDRSLPKLRDDYILIKTVSVALNPTDWKHVEWDLGATGCLAGCDYSGIVEEVGKDVKKSFRKGDRICGVTHGANVLELEDGAFAEYIVAKGDLQMHIPDSLSFQEAATLGVGITTVGQGLYQSLKLALPTEPISQPEPVLIYGGSTATGSLAIQYAKLSGYNVITTCSPHNFDFVNKLGADAVYDYRDPNSAAAIREATNDNLRLAFDTISLDDSAKFCDNALSTKGGEYSNLLDSKIERENVNDRATLGYTAVGEPLQFGDLQIPAIPEDREFAEMFWKLSEPLIAQGKVKVHPIKVCADGLKGVLEGMQLLKEDKVSGQKLVYNVAETP encoded by the coding sequence ATGTCCCAGAAAGCAGTTGTTTACACGGCTCCCAAACAGGTATCCCTCGTGTCGGACCGTTCTCTACCTAAGCTTCGCGATGACTACATCCTGATTAAAACGGTCAGCGTAGCATTGAACCCCACCGATTGGAAGCATGTTGAGTGGGATCTCGGGGCCACTGGATGTCTCGCCGGATGTGACTACTCCGGGATTGTTGAGGAAGTAGGCAAGGACGTCAAGAAATCTTTTCGCAAAGGTGATCGAATTTGCGGCGTTACCCATGGCGCGAATGTTTTGGAGCTGGAGGACGGTGCCTTCGCCGAGTATATAGTTGCAAAGGGTGATCTCCAGATGCACATACCCGACTCGCTGAGCTTCCAAGAGGCTGCCACTTTGGGCGTCGGCATTACCACAGTTGGCCAAGGACTCTATCAAAGTCTGAAATTGGCCTTACCAACTGAGCCCATTTCCCAGCCGGAACCGGTCTTGATTTACGGCGGCTCTACTGCCACCGGCTCTCTGGCGATTCAATATGCCAAGCTTTCGGGCTACAATGTCATTACTACCTGCTCGCCTCACAACTTCGACTTTGTCAACAAGCTCGGCGCAGATGCTGTATATGACTACCGGGATCCCAATTCCGCCGCGGCTATCCGCGAGGCTACCAACGATAATCTGAGACTGGCCTTTGACACTATCTCTCTGGATGACAGCGCGAAGTTTTGCGACAATGCTCTTTCAACCAAGGGTGGAGAGTACAGCAATTTGCTGGACAGCAAGATCGAACGTGAGAATGTCAACGATCGCGCTACCCTGGGCTATACCGCTGTTGGAGAGCCACTTCAGTTCGGCGACCTCCAGATTCCTGCGATACCCGAAGACAGAGAGTTCGCCGAGATGTTCTGGAAACTCTCCGAGCCCTTGATTGCACAGGGTAAGGTCAAGGTGCATCCAATTAAGGTTTGCGCCGATGGATTGAAGGGCGTGCTGGAGGGAATGCAATTGCTGAAGGAGGACAAGGTTAGTGGGCAGAAATTGGTGTATAATGTGGCTGAAACTCCTTGA
- a CDS encoding fungal-specific transcription factor domain-containing protein: MTPSPRERVPRACEHCRSRKIKCNGEQPCNACSRNPQRCVYRTGSIRNRKSRQNREQPRTPATLLPAPQSPAVPGECPNIRLVDDPAHYKRQYELRAGIGVSNPETGNFQFYGPSSGCAFLQRIYQRIQKSPSRESLLNCRTGPVPDGLLKWGVERFMFTADADGDLRRSRLAAEAFLPQALGDVFIEAYFRIVHPQMPVLVYTEIIDSWKQMWETPIRGRPVKNQEILFMVLALGARVIRLKKSEQENRADEWAEYFSSRVSEGSIFMQEPSVKGVNLMLLKAMYSLQLMRQNDAYLYLGHATRTAMVLGLHRSQVTCGREPHLHRLRHTFWIMYVFERLSSVYMGRPSSLSDNQIDTAYPEDIPCYKDEPFHPPAVECTWTRVMADIAKLADHISVDVYSPASIKSLADTAKVEQTLLEYDAALQATTRCLPEYLHFFDESVPVGEDWQEIQRLSLGFAYNVVRMLLYRPALVLTTFFTSTSEAQRVAAGCIRLQECIDNSTAAARNLISLAHDVYFRRFPDIRYDGALASYMVSAIMTLLYDVLNLGTEPDKAHETFAVVEQGIRCLDDIEHTGYTVGKVLSMDLMKVAKQAVLAADPVVDTNQVLVDSFPWLEYGSLLLHSDH, translated from the exons ATGACTCCTTCCCCAAGGGAGCGTGTGCCTCGAGCCTGCGAACACTGTCGTTCGCGGAAAATTAAGTGTAACGGCGAACAGCCATGCAACGCCTGCTCCCGAAATCCTCAAAGATGCGTCTATCGGACGGGCAGCATACGTAACAGAAAAAGTCGCCAAAACAGAGAACAACCCCGTACTCCAGCAACGTTACTACCAGCCCCACAGTCTCCAGCGGTGCCTGGAGAGTGTCCGAATATTCGCCTCGTTGACGATCCGGCCCACTACAAGAGGCAGTACGAGCTGAGAGCCGGCATTGGAGTATCCAATCCCGAGACAGGAAATTTCCAATTCTACG GCCCGTCATCTGGTTGCGCCTTCCTGCAAAGAATCTATCAACGAATTCAAAAATCGCCCTCCAGGGAATCACTTCTCAACTGTCGCACGGGGCCAGTTCCAGATGGCTTACTAAAATGGGGCGTGGAGAGGTTTATGTTCACggctgatgctgatggagACCTGCGCCGGTCACGGTTGGCGGCGGAGGCATTCCTTCCTCAAGCTCTAGGGGATGTATTCATTGAAGCATACTTTAGAATCGTCCACCCGCAGATGCCGGTGCTTGTGTATACTGAGATTATCGATTCTTGGAAGCAGATGTGGGAAACTCCGATACGAGGTCGACCGGTGAAGAACCAAGAAATCCTATTCATGGTCTTGGCTCTAGGGGCCCGTGTTATCAGGCTGAAGAAAAGTGAGCAAGAAAACCGAGCGGATGAATGGGCCGAATACTTTTCGAGTCGAGTGTCCGAAGGCTCTATCTTCATGCAGGAACCGAGTGTCAAGGGGGTAAATTTAATGTTATTGAAG GCCATGTACTCGTTGCAACTCATGCGGCAGAATGATGCTTATCTGTACCTGGGCCATGCTACAAGAACTGCTATGGTCTTAGGTCTCCATCGATCCCAAGTGACTTGCGGTCGCGAACCACATTTGCACCGGTTACGTCATACCTTCTGGATTATGTATGTTTTCGAGCGGTTATCGTCCGTGTATATGGGCCGACCTTCCTCGTTGTCCGACAACCAGATTGATACCGCGTATCCCGAAGATATCCCGTGTTACAAGGATGAGCCTTTTCATCCACCGGCAGTTGAATGCACATGGACAAGGGTTATGGCCGACATTGCCAAACTGGCCGACCACATCTCCGTGGACGTTTACTCTCCTGCTAGCATCAAAAGTCTTGCAGATACGGCCAAGGTGGAACAGACTCTCCTTGAATACGATGCGGCCTTGCAAGCTACCACCCGGTGTTTGCCAGAATACTTGCACTTCTTTGATGAGTCCGTACCTGTTGGCGAAGACTGGCAAGAAATTCAGCGCCTGAGTCTGGGATTCGCCTACAATGTCGTGCGGATGCTTCTATACCGACCGGCCCTGGTCCTAACGACCTTCTTCACATCCACGAGCGAAGCGCAGCGGGTCGCTGCAGGTTGTATTCGTTTGCAAGAATGCATCGACAACTCGACGGCGGCAGCACGCAATTTGATCAGTTTGGCCCACGACGTCTATTTCCGGAGGTTTCCCGATATCCGATATGACGGAGCGCTAGCTTCGTACATGGTCTCGGCTATCATGACATTACTCTACGACGTGTTGAACTTGGGAACAGAACCGGACAAGGCCCATGAAACATTCGCCGTGGTGGAGCAGGGCATTAGATGCTTAGATGATATTGAGCATACAGGATACACCGTTGGAAAAGTTCTAAGTATGGATTTAATGAAGGTGGCTAAACAGGCAGTATTGGCAGCGGATCCAGTGGTAGACACGAATCAAGTTTTAGTCGATTCGTTCCCTTGGTTAGAGTATGGTTCCCTTCTCCTACATTCTGATCATTAA